Sequence from the Segatella copri genome:
TTCAGATCACCGAAGTCACCGATACCGGCACTCTTTCTGGTACGCAATGAGAACACAGGCACCAGCGTTCCGGCAAGTTTGCGGTTATACAGAGCGAAGAAAGCCTGGTCGAGTTCATAAGATACCAACTCACCTGCCTTCATCTCCGGCAAATCCACGGTTCTGTTCATGCTGGTTTCCCAGAGAAGCTCGTTCTTTGCATTTCTGAAAGCCACGAACTTAAACTCCAGATGACTGCCCTCAAGATGAGCCGCATCAATATCAGCCACCCATTCATTATAGGTATGCTGAGTCATCGGAAGAATCTTCTGCACATCCCAAGCGCCCAATGCTTTATCTGCACCCAATACACCCAGACGCTCACCATCACGAAGCTGAGGAGCACGGACTATCAGACGCACAATCTTGCTGCCCGTTTCCGGCTTCATCTCCTGTGGAGCCTGATGATTGATACAATCGGTAAAGGCGCTGCTGTAGAGGAAAGCATCCTCAGGCATAGCCTTCCAATGATCGTAAAGGGTATAAACCGCAGCCTTCCTGGCATTTACATCGAGCTGATGCTTAATCATAAGCCATTCGGTCTTGACTGCTCTTCCTTCACGTTCTACACTATAATAATAGGTATACGATTTCTCTGGTGATTCTACACACCAGTCGCATGCCCATCTTTCACCATCTGTTGTCTCGAGAGGAAGTTTCAGTTCACCTTCCTCCGTCTGAATGTTTACGACGATTTGTTCGCCGAACATTACTTTATACTTAATATTAAACTGTACTGTCATAAGACTCTTAAAGGCTCTTGAAAATGTTATAATTTATATTTGCTGCTACAAAGGTAAGAAAAACGTATGAAAAACGTATCAGAAATTTGCATTTTTTTCTCACACAAACCTTGCAAACGTTTGCACATTTTCCACTCCGCAGAAACAATCAATTAATCGTTTACTCTGCTACTTACACCTATTTCTTATCCTTGATGATGCTTACAGACAGCGCACCCGCAATCAGCAGAATACCTGCCACAATCATCATATCGCTCTGATGAGAACCCACCAGACTCAGGACAGTTCCACCGCAGATGGCAGCCACAATTTGAGGAATACAGATGGTTCCGTTAAACAGACCGAGATAAGCACCCATGTGACCATATCCCTGCAAAGCATTGGTAACAAAGGTGAAAGGCATCGCCAGCATGGCAGCCCAACCGGCACCAATCATCAGGAATGGGATAAACTGCAAGTACTGGTCATGCAGGAATGGAATGAGAGCAAAGCCCACGCCACCAATAATCAAGCTGACAGCGTATGCCACCTTCGTATTCTTAAACTGAGGGAGAACGACAGCCCAGATAACACTACCTACAGCCTGAACTGCAAAGAGAATGCCCACCCAGTTGCCTGCCTCCTGGAATGCTTCAGAAGCAGGGTCGGTAGTATTCCATACGGTTTCAGCGATGGCTCCCGTAGAATAATTCCAGAGATAAAGGAAACCAGCCCAGCAGAAGAACTGAACCAGTCCCACCTTCCAGAAGGTAGATGGCGCCTTGCGCAGCAAAGTAATCCAACCAGCCTTGTCTTCAGAAGCCTCAGCATTAGAATTCTTCACTCCTCCCTCTTCACTCTTCGCTTCATTATAGTCCGCATACTGCTGTGGATTCCACTCCTTCACCTTCATCGTGGTGTAGATAACACAGAGAATCAGGATAGCCGCACCGATATAGAACGACCAGATGACAGAATCAGGAACCACACCCTTCTCAGCATAATTCTTGATACCGAGGAAGGTAAAGAGGAATGGGAAGATATATCCGGCTACAGAACCGGCATTGCAGAGGAAACTCTGGATAGAGTAAGCCTTTGCCTTCTGTTTTTCATTTACCATATCGCCTACCAGCATCTTGAACGGCTGCATCGCCATGTTGATGCTCGTATCGAGGAACATCAGCGCTATCAGTCCGAAGAGCATCGCACCGCTCACGGTCAGTCCGAGCGAACCGGCATTCGGCAGCAGGCACATCACCAGGACGGCAATCGTAGCACCCACAAAGAGATAAGGGATGCGGCGACCGAAGCGGCACCACGTCTTATCGCTCAACGTGCCCACGATAGGCTGAACCAGGATTCCCATCAGAGGAGGGAGAATCCAGAAATAACTCAAGTTGTGTGGGTCAGCACCCAACGTTGCAAAGATTCGGGAGATGTTGGCGCTCTGTAGGGCGTAGGCAATCTGTACTCCGAAAAATCCGAAGCTCAAGTTCCAGAGCTTCCAGAAACTTAAATCAGGTTTTTGTTTCATATTGTTATGCTTTTATATTTTTATCTTGTTGTTCCTCTCACCACGAGTCGTGTTCTCACCACTCGTTTCTCCACCTCATCTCTAGGAATGGAGCCTTCCACCTGACCAATCAGGATATTGGCAGCTTCCTCGCCTACGGCAACACCTCGCTGCTCAACCGTAGTAAGCATCGGGTCGCACGCCTTGGCACGGTCACCATTGGTGAATCCGCAGATACTGATTTCTTCAGGCACCTTGAGCCCCATCCGCTTGGCGGTATAGAGAATGCCGATTGCCGTATCATCATTGATGGCGAAGAACGCATCCGGACGATCTTCCCCTATCAGAATATCCGGCGTTATTGCTTCGGCACTGGCACGGTCATCGCAGATCTTCACCCAGTCAGGGTTCTCCGTCAAACCATGCTTTACCAGCGCATCATGATAACCGTTATATCGGTTCTTGGAGATTTCCAGATTCATCGGCGAGC
This genomic interval carries:
- a CDS encoding MFS transporter; this translates as MKQKPDLSFWKLWNLSFGFFGVQIAYALQSANISRIFATLGADPHNLSYFWILPPLMGILVQPIVGTLSDKTWCRFGRRIPYLFVGATIAVLVMCLLPNAGSLGLTVSGAMLFGLIALMFLDTSINMAMQPFKMLVGDMVNEKQKAKAYSIQSFLCNAGSVAGYIFPFLFTFLGIKNYAEKGVVPDSVIWSFYIGAAILILCVIYTTMKVKEWNPQQYADYNEAKSEEGGVKNSNAEASEDKAGWITLLRKAPSTFWKVGLVQFFCWAGFLYLWNYSTGAIAETVWNTTDPASEAFQEAGNWVGILFAVQAVGSVIWAVVLPQFKNTKVAYAVSLIIGGVGFALIPFLHDQYLQFIPFLMIGAGWAAMLAMPFTFVTNALQGYGHMGAYLGLFNGTICIPQIVAAICGGTVLSLVGSHQSDMMIVAGILLIAGALSVSIIKDKK